Below is a window of Desmonostoc muscorum LEGE 12446 DNA.
TAACAGCCTTGATTTGCTGGCTATCTGACATTTCATCTAAACAACTTAACAGCCATTTAACCTGCTGATGATTTGGAGAACTAATTCTAGTAAAATATGGAGTTATGTCTTCTATAAAATCAGTGAATAATGGAATCCAAACAGGTAAATTTTCTCGGATATTGTTTAGTAATCCAGTTCGATTAACACGCTTTTCACAAGCAATTTTCGCCAATTCTCTACCTGCTTTTGTAGTGCGAAGCGCCAGAATGATTTGAACTGGTAGAAGGTGACTAATTAAGTCAGAATTAGCGAAGACATCAAAAGATTCAACTAGAGACTGTGCTAACACCTGTTCTTGTTGATCGCCATAATAAAGAGCTAAACGCCACAATAGCTGATCTTGCAACCATAAGTTAGAAATTGCTACCTTCCAAATGGCTGCTGATGTTTTGCAGGATTGATCAATATGTTGTTGATCCCATCGTGCTTTAGCATGGATGCAGTAAACCCAGTCCAACTGACTTACTCGATCAGCTTTCCCCTGTTCAATAGCTTCCAATACTTTCTCAACACTTGGTATTGATATTGTTGGATCTGGTAAGTTACTTGCAAGCTGAATCAGTTGATTAGGACTACACTGGGGAGTTTCAGGTAGGGAAGGAATGGAAAATTCAAAATTCAAGATTTTTATCCTTTAAAGAGACGTTTTAGTGATATCCTTTTTTAACTCATCACTACGAAACTGAAAGCGGAAAACTACTTTGCGATCGCTTGGATTATCACGCTTTTTGTCTGCTTCTATTTCTCCCCGACCAGCAGCTAATATTTTCTGACTTAAAGGTACTTGGGTAGGGAAGTTCATCTCATAAAAAATGTATCGATAAACTGATGATGACCTCAACACGCTTAGTTCTAAATTAGTTTTGTCATCTCCTTCTGAGCTAGTATGGCCTTCTATAACTACACGGCTAATTTCCTTTTCAAATTCTGGCTTGGAAAAAATTACACCGCTGTAAACGGGAATAAAACTGCGTAGGAAGGCTTTCCCTTCTGGTTTCAGTTCTGTACTTCCTTGGGCAAATAAAATCGATTCTTGGATACTGACATCTCCCGTTTCTGGGTTGACTTTGACATTGATATTGTTGCTTTTCATTTGTCCCACAACATTACCAATTACTACCCTTTTTGGTACATCTTTTTCTGCAAGCTGGAGTAGTGCAGTAATAAATAGCAAAGCAAAAAACATTAGTAACCCAGACATCAGATCGCCAATAGAAAGATAGATGCTAGAGTCATCATCCTCTATAATCTCTGGTTCAATTTCACCTCTGATAAACTCATCCATGATCCCTTCCACCATTACCAAATTTGCGGTTATCATGTGCAGCAACTAAAACTTCTGCTGTTTTAAGTAAATCTCCGCAAACTCTAGACATAGAAGTATCTGCTTGTTGGAAAAAGCTTTCCTGTAAGTTAACAGTTCTTTGCATAGAGCCTTCAAGATGACTCTGCCAAGACTCAAGGCTATGGTTAAATTGTTGATTCAAATTTCTGTATGAATTGTCCACTCTTTGCAATTCTTCACCAATACCACGAGCAAGATTTTCTAGTTGTATTAGTCGTTGTGCATCGTTTAATCCAGCCGCAGTAACTAATTTATTAATTTGTTGAACAGATGTCTGAATTCTAGTCATACTTTCGTCTACTTCTTGAGTCAATGTAATACGTCTTTGAAATTCCTCTTGGAAGACTTGATCCAGATTCTTCACAACCTCAGATAATCCATCTCGTTGTTCGCCTAGTGTCCCCTCAAGTAAGTTATTTTGTTCTTCAAAAAACATCTGTAAATTCGCTTGATATTCTTGCCGGAATGTTGTCAAATCTTGCTCTACTGTTGCGCGGGTGGCTGTGAGTGTTGCGTCGATATTTCCTAAAGTAGCCAGAAAATTATCCTTAGCATCATTCATCAATCCACAAGCTTGATCGCCCACTGTTATTAGAGTATTACTTTGCTCATGAAAGGTTGTATTTGCTTGGGTAAGAATTTCAATAATTCCAGTCTGAGTAGCTTGAAGCATCTGTTGTTCTACTATTGCCCGTTTTTCTAGGGCTGTTTCCAGTTCTTCTCGAATTCCTCGGAAGGTAGCAGCAGCTTGCGCTGCACTTGCTTCAAAAGCACTTCGCTGGGCTGTCATTCCCTGGATACTCTGATCTACAGCTTGATTAATTTCGTGGGCTGTTTGTTGTAAAACACCTTTTGTATCTGTTTGGAATTGATTTAGAGTGTCTCCCAAATTCTTAGCAAATCCTTGAAGTTCTACCAAAGTTTCTTTTTGAAAGTTCTGAATTGTCAGGATGGAACTTGCCAAACTTTGAGATATACCACCCAATTCTCTATGCAGAGTCAGCACAGCTTCCGAAGCTTGTTGGGTTAACTCTGCACTTCTATCTAGCCGATCTGCAATAGGTTCGAGTACCTGAATTCGCAGATCCTTGATGAGTTCTTCTAAAACTTTCTGTCCCTGATTTTCTTGGAGTTCTCGGAGTTGTTTTTGCTCTTTTAAAATTGCTTCTACGGCTGGTAAAATTTGCTGTCCTACAGCTTTACCAATAGCTTGGGCTGACAACTGATTTAAACCTGCAAACTCTTCTGCGATACTTCTACCTACAGCTTGACCAATACCTTCTGCATTTAGTTGCTTTAACCCAGTCAAATTTTTTGCTACAAGAGTAAGTCCTTGAGCTACTTCACGATTGGCGTTGTCTGCTGTTTTTAAAGTTGCGATCGCATTGAGTTTATGACGTAAACTATCACGCCGTTTCTGCCGTAGCGAATCACACCCAAACAAAATTAAGGTGAATACGCTACCAGAACCTAGTCCCATCAAGGAAGTAGAAAAAGCTGTTTTCATCCCCACCAATAATTCCGTACTGGCACTCATCAGTTCTTTAGAATCTTGCGTAGATAAGTTGATTCCTTGCAGTCCCTGTTGTATACCATAAAAGGTACCTAAGACGCCAATTGCAGTACACAAGGTTGTCACGAAGCGTAGGGAACTACGAGGTATTGGACTACCTAAGACAGATGGATACTTGATAAGTACGAATTTGCCATTCTTTGGTGCTTGTTGCCTGATTCTGTTTAGCTCATCAGTTGCTAAATGCTTTTCTAACCAAGGGCTAACTTTGTCTAAAAGCTTGAGATTTTGATCTTTTTTAAAATTACTCAAAAATTTAATGCCAGCTTCTGTTTCGCCACATTTTGATAACCAATACCGCCTTAAAGTATAAGATTCTATAAAAATTGCAGCTAATAACACAACCGCAGTTGCGAAATGAAAAGGCTCGTTATCCCAAATAATCTCCCAAATTTTTGCTATTTCCACACTATCTCCTTCTGTTTATCTTGGTTAAATATTTTGGAATCGCTCTAGTTCTTGAAGTGTAAGAACTTCTTGAGCTATCCGCATTGGAAGATGTTCTGCATCCAGACGATTTCCTATAGGTTCTCGAAGACGTAAGCTGTAAAGTGGCTCGCCCTCTGCTTCCTTGTCCTCAATCAAATAAACCTGTTTTGGTGCATAATTTCGCAACAAACGTACTTGCAAACAAGTTTTTAAATCCTTTGAAGAAATAGATAGAGGCGAATTTTGTCCAAATAATTCGCAAGCTACCTTCCAAGCGTGGTTAACCGCCACAATCTCTTCCACTAACTTCTCAACAGAAGGATACAACAGTTGCGTAGTTTTATTAGTCAATGCTTTTATCGTACTTACCTGATTTTTAATAGGTCTCTTATCCCCAAATATGATAGCTTATCTAACTTTTTTAATAAAGCTATAATCATAAGATAAATTGATCATGAAAAACTGCTTTCTAATCATTAGAAAATTCTCTGAATAACGAATATATTTACGACCTATCCACCGAACCCAAAATTTAGATTCCGCCAAGCAAGCCTTAAAAAGGAGGTTGGAAAATCTGAATAGGTAAGTCTTGAAGATTAAGGAAGATAAGGCCTGAAACTAAAGCTATAGCGGTTTGCAATTGCATGGAGTACAGACAATTCGTAGGGGCGCACAGCTGTGCGCCCCTACCTTATCCCTCTTAACTCTTGTGGGGTGGGCGTCTCGCCCGCCCTATGCACTGGGCGCTCATGTTGCCCACCCCACAAAATTGGATAATTTATTTCCTGGAGTTCCCTAAGTCATCACCCCAGATGTCAAGTCACCTTGCGGGGCGTGTCATTGACGAACAGTTTTCACCAAGCCCATAGAACGCTGATGCTCCACTAACCAAGGAATAAGCTGTAATATAGCGATCGCCTAACAATCAAAATCCCCAAAATTAAAGATTTTCTCAAATAAAGATAATTTTGAAAGCAAACAAGGGATAACTAAAGATAGTTCCATCTTTGGTGACTATTCCCTGAGTTTTCTATGACCTATTGCCTTAGAATTGCTGACCTACCTACAAATGAGCGTCCCCGTGAACGGCTAATGACGCATGGTGCCAAAATTTTAGGCACAGCCGAGTTAATCGCAATTCTGCTAGGCACTGGTCAAGGACCGGGGAAACTGTCTGCTGTGGGTTTGGGACAATATATTTTGAGTGAATTAGGCAAGCACCAACGCGATCCTTTGGCAGTTTTGCGAGAAGTTACACCTGCTGAATTAATGCAAATTTCTGGTGTGGGTCCGGCCAAAGCAACAAGTATCTTAGCTGCAATTGAATTGGGCAAACGTGCTTTTCAATCTCGTCCTTCTGAAGGCACACTAATTGATAGTCCACTTGCTGCTGCTGCTACCCTCAGTCAAGATTTGATGTGGCAAACAAAAGAACGTTTTGCAGTGCTGCTGTTAGATGTTAAGAATCGTTTGCTAGGCACGCAAGTAATTACTATTGGCACCGCAACTGAAACCCTAGCTTCTCCCCGTGAAATTTTTCGGGAAGTCATTCGTCAAGGCGCAACGCGAGTAATAGTTGCACACAACCATCCTTCTGGTAATCTTGAACCCAGCCAAGAAGATATAGAATTGACGCGCCAGTTGTTAGCAGGGGCACAGTTTTTGGACGTTCCACTACTAGATCATCTCATTTTGGGTGATGGCAATCATCAAAGTTTACGAGAACTGACAACCTTGTGGGATGAACATCCGCAGGGGGATTAGGGGGACGCGGGGAGGCAGGGGAGGCAGGGGAGGCAGGGGAGGCAGGGGAGGCAGGGGAGGCAGGGGAGGCAGGGGGAGTAAAGAGAAATTTTTAGTATTTTTTACTACCTCGATATCCATGAATAAACTTATTTCTTTGTCTCCCCCTGCTCCCCCTGCTCCCCCTGCTCCCCCTGCTCACAAAATCGCGTTGCTCCCCTCCCCACTCCCCTTTATTTTGGAGATTTAAATTGCTCAAAAAATAAAATTTTTTTACTTCACAAACATTTACAAAATATCTCTTAACTTCAGATGTTAAGTTACTAAAATTCAGTTGATAAAATAAGAATTATATTGCATGATTCAATTAACTGCATTAGTAGACATAATAGTTGAAAATGTAGTAATTCAGGAGCAGGACTGATTTTAGTTTCACATTATTCCTTTACTGGCTGCAAGTTTTTGCTGCCTTTGTGATTTTGCCGCGAATTTGCGATCGCGACCATTTTTATAGAGGTCATTTATAAAGCAAATATTAAAATTAGGTTATGAAAGGCATGACTAATACTAGATTATGCCGTCAATAGTTGTTGTTGTGTTCAGCAAAATTGCAGGTGTAAATTCTTAACTAATTTACGATTTTAGACGCTATAACACACCATTAATTGCCGTGGATTGCACAGCTTTAATGACTAAAATAACTAAAACTTTTCTTTATAAATTAACTCTTAAAAATATCGGTCAACGTCAATAAGTTTGTTATTTTATTCTAGGCAGACTCAAGGAAAGCTTTAACATCAAATATCCTTGAATCTAGAGTTGACGAAATTTGAAATAATTTGCCAGGAGATGAAAATCATGTTTGGAATTCCGTGGCATAAATTGCCGACTCCTCTTGGACTTTTAAAATTAGTTCAATTCCGTGGAAAGCTGCGGCGGGAGAACCTCCACGATACTTCGCAACTACCCAATAGCGACAAGCTACCTAAACCTGTTCCGAGCGCAGATGGGCGTCATTTGAAGGTTCGCACCGCAGATGGCAGCTACAATGACCTTGAACATCCAGAAATGGGTATGGCTGGAACTCGTTTTGGGCGCAATGTGCCGCTGCAAGATGCGAAATTTGATGAAAAAAACATACTCACCCCAAATCCCCGCACTGTCAGCCGAGTGTTATTGGCACGAGATGAATTTCAACCTGCAACAATCTTGAATCTACTCGCTGCTTCATGGATTCAATTTCAAACACATGATTGGTTTAGTCATGGTGGGAACCAGCGCAATAACAAATTTGAAATTCCTGTAGAGCAGGATGACCCGTGGTTAACAGAACACGAGTCTCTAACAATCAACAAAACCTTAGAAGACAAAACCCGGACTGGAGATACTAAAAATCCTCCCAGTTTTATTAATGAAGTTACTCACTGGTGGGATGCTTCACAAATTTATGGCAGTAATCAAGAAACTATTGATGCACTGCGCTCTCATGTGGATGGAAAAATGCTGATTGGTGAAGATGGCTTAT
It encodes the following:
- a CDS encoding OmpA/MotB family protein; protein product: MITANLVMVEGIMDEFIRGEIEPEIIEDDDSSIYLSIGDLMSGLLMFFALLFITALLQLAEKDVPKRVVIGNVVGQMKSNNINVKVNPETGDVSIQESILFAQGSTELKPEGKAFLRSFIPVYSGVIFSKPEFEKEISRVVIEGHTSSEGDDKTNLELSVLRSSSVYRYIFYEMNFPTQVPLSQKILAAGRGEIEADKKRDNPSDRKVVFRFQFRSDELKKDITKTSL
- the radC gene encoding RadC family protein — encoded protein: MTYCLRIADLPTNERPRERLMTHGAKILGTAELIAILLGTGQGPGKLSAVGLGQYILSELGKHQRDPLAVLREVTPAELMQISGVGPAKATSILAAIELGKRAFQSRPSEGTLIDSPLAAAATLSQDLMWQTKERFAVLLLDVKNRLLGTQVITIGTATETLASPREIFREVIRQGATRVIVAHNHPSGNLEPSQEDIELTRQLLAGAQFLDVPLLDHLILGDGNHQSLRELTTLWDEHPQGD